From the Anaeromyxobacter dehalogenans 2CP-1 genome, the window GGCCGGGCGCGACCCACAGCACGCCGGCCCCGCGCGGCCCGCCGAACTTCTGCCCGGTGAGGGCCACCAGGTCCGCGCCCAGCCCGCGCACGTCGAGCGGGATCTTCCCGGCCGCCTGCACGGCGTCGCAGAAGAACGGCGCGCCCGCGTCGCGCGCCGCCGCGGCGAGCGCGGGCACGGGCAGCACCACCCCGGTCTCGTTGTTCGCGCGCATGGCGCAGGCGAGCGCGACGTCGGGCCCGAGCGCGGCCCGGAACGCCTCCGGGTCCACCTGGCCGCGGCGGTCCACCGGGACCACCGTGAGCGGCGTGCCGGCCCGCTCGAGCGCGCGCGCGAGCGAGAGGACGCAGGGGTGCTCGACCGCGGTGACCACCAGCCTTCGACGCCCGGCGGGCGCCGCCCCGAGCACGCCGCGGATCGCGAGCGCGGCCGACTCGGTGGCGCCGGAGGTGAACACGATCTCGGCGGGGGCCGCCCCGACCGCGCGGGCCACCCGGTCCCGGGCGCAGTCGAGCAGGTCGCGCGCGGCGCGGCCGGCCGCGTGGACCGAGCTGGGGTTGCCGAACACCTCCAGCGCGTCGCGCACGGCGGCCCTGGCGTCGGGCCGCATGGGCGTGATGGCGTTGTGGTCGAGGTAGATCACCGGCGCGCTCCGGCCGGCCCGCAGGGCAGGGCTAGACGA encodes:
- a CDS encoding cysteine desulfurase family protein — encoded protein: MIYLDHNAITPMRPDARAAVRDALEVFGNPSSVHAAGRAARDLLDCARDRVARAVGAAPAEIVFTSGATESAALAIRGVLGAAPAGRRRLVVTAVEHPCVLSLARALERAGTPLTVVPVDRRGQVDPEAFRAALGPDVALACAMRANNETGVVLPVPALAAAARDAGAPFFCDAVQAAGKIPLDVRGLGADLVALTGQKFGGPRGAGVLWVAPGLRLAPVLGGEQERGRRAGTENLPGIAGLATALEAAVAAVAEEGPRLAGLRDRLEAGLLAAVPRARVNGAGAPRLPGTLSITFEGCDAEALLMAMDLEGVCASAGSACHSGSTRPSGVLLALGLSDADARATLRLSLGWTTTAEDVDAALRIVPPLVARVRGAIAGSA